A single Terriglobales bacterium DNA region contains:
- the katG gene encoding catalase/peroxidase HPI, protein ILAGNVALESMGFKTFGFGGGRADVWEPEEDIYWGPEGKWLADERYSGDRDLQNPLAAVQMGLIYVNPEGPNGKPDPVAAARDIRETFARMAMNDEETVALIAGGHTFGKTHGAGDVSLVGPVPESASIEEQGLGWTSKFGTGKGGDAISSGLEVTWTTTPTKWSNNFFANLFGNEWELTKSPAGAHQWKPKNGAGNGTVPDAHDPSKRHAPSMLTTDLSLRFDPAYEKISRRFYEHPDQFADAFARAWFKLTHRDMGPISRYLGPLVPKEPQLWQDPVPAVDHELIGEKDIAALKAKILASGLSISELVTTAWASASSFRGSDKRGGANGARIRLTPQKDWEVNQPAALAKILQKLEAIQKEFNSSQSNGKKGKKVSLADLIVLAGNAAVEEAAKKAGHEVKVPFAPGRTDASQEQTDAHSFAVLEPAADAFRNYIRKGEKRPVEELLLDRVELLTLTAPEMTVLIGGMRALNANFGNSKHGILTKRPETLTNDFFINLLDMRTKWQPASDGVYEGRDRATGELKWTATRIDLIFGSHSQLRAIAEVYACEDAKEAFVHQFVSVWNKVMNLDRYDLPAAEKKAVN, encoded by the coding sequence ATTCTCGCGGGCAACGTCGCCCTCGAGTCGATGGGCTTCAAAACGTTCGGGTTCGGTGGCGGTCGCGCGGATGTCTGGGAGCCTGAAGAGGACATCTATTGGGGACCAGAAGGCAAGTGGCTGGCGGACGAGCGCTACAGCGGCGACCGTGATCTCCAGAATCCGCTCGCTGCCGTGCAGATGGGTTTGATCTATGTGAATCCGGAAGGGCCGAATGGAAAGCCGGATCCGGTTGCCGCGGCACGGGATATCCGGGAGACTTTCGCCCGCATGGCGATGAATGACGAGGAGACCGTTGCGCTCATTGCCGGCGGTCACACCTTCGGCAAAACCCACGGCGCGGGAGATGTATCACTGGTGGGCCCAGTGCCGGAATCCGCCAGCATCGAGGAGCAGGGCCTGGGCTGGACGAGCAAATTTGGCACGGGCAAAGGCGGCGACGCGATCAGCAGCGGCCTGGAAGTCACCTGGACCACGACGCCTACGAAGTGGAGCAACAACTTCTTCGCGAACCTGTTCGGCAACGAATGGGAACTGACCAAGAGCCCGGCTGGGGCGCATCAATGGAAACCGAAGAATGGCGCAGGCAATGGTACGGTGCCGGATGCGCACGATCCGTCAAAGCGTCACGCGCCATCCATGCTGACCACTGACCTCTCCTTGCGGTTCGACCCTGCTTACGAAAAGATTTCACGGCGCTTCTACGAGCATCCGGACCAGTTCGCAGACGCGTTTGCTCGGGCGTGGTTCAAGCTGACGCATCGCGACATGGGGCCGATCTCGCGGTACCTTGGCCCGCTCGTTCCGAAGGAGCCCCAGCTGTGGCAGGACCCTGTTCCCGCCGTGGATCATGAATTGATCGGGGAGAAAGACATTGCTGCCCTGAAAGCCAAGATTCTCGCCTCCGGTTTATCAATTTCCGAACTGGTCACGACGGCCTGGGCATCGGCATCAAGCTTCCGAGGATCGGATAAGCGCGGTGGCGCGAACGGAGCGCGTATTCGCCTCACCCCGCAAAAAGATTGGGAGGTGAACCAGCCGGCCGCGCTGGCAAAGATCCTGCAGAAGCTGGAGGCGATCCAAAAGGAGTTCAACAGCTCGCAGAGCAACGGCAAAAAAGGGAAGAAGGTCTCACTCGCCGACCTGATCGTCCTCGCCGGCAACGCCGCCGTCGAGGAAGCTGCGAAAAAGGCCGGGCACGAGGTGAAGGTTCCCTTCGCTCCGGGTCGCACGGATGCATCGCAGGAGCAAACGGATGCGCACTCGTTCGCAGTGCTGGAGCCGGCCGCGGACGCGTTCCGGAACTACATTCGGAAGGGAGAAAAGAGACCGGTGGAGGAGCTGTTGTTGGATCGGGTGGAGCTGCTGACACTGACTGCTCCCGAGATGACGGTTCTTATCGGCGGCATGCGGGCACTGAACGCAAACTTTGGGAACTCGAAGCACGGCATCCTCACCAAGCGACCCGAGACGCTGACGAATGATTTCTTTATCAACCTGCTCGATATGAGGACCAAGTGGCAGCCCGCATCGGATGGTGTCTACGAAGGACGCGATCGCGCGACGGGCGAACTCAAGTGGACCGCCACTCGTATCGACCTCATTTTCGGCTCACACTCGCAGCTCCGAGCGATTGCGGAAGTCTATGCATGTGAGGACGCGAAGGAGGCGTTCGTGCATCAGTTCGTAAGTGTTTGGAACAAGGTGATGAACCTTGATCGCTACGATCTCCCTGCGGCAGAAAAGAAAGCTGTCAACTAA
- a CDS encoding zinc-binding alcohol dehydrogenase family protein: MHAMRAENFNGYKELKLIELPKPTVTDGKVLLRITAAGVTPLDYTILSGQFHGSKAPLVLGNEGAGVVEEGGGTEFPAGSRVMFWGIYGAFADGAYSEWVAVRKQDLCLIPGNVDDVSAAGIPVAYLTAQVALTLAGFRPGKTVLAPAIGGSVGNAVTQLARALGAKHAISSTTNHAKAEQAKALGFNEVIDTSLEKLGDGVRRITDGYGADIVIDGIGGEVLSGALKALALGGSLTTLGYSASRKTTIDVTNLIVPQASIRGLNMFAQPQATVTDAWKAIVSLLKSGAIKPIVAKTFPLAEAAEALRYLVEGRPFGRVVLTV; the protein is encoded by the coding sequence ATGCATGCAATGAGAGCGGAAAATTTCAATGGCTATAAAGAGTTGAAGCTTATCGAGCTTCCAAAACCAACGGTCACAGACGGGAAAGTACTGCTGCGAATCACTGCGGCCGGCGTCACGCCGCTCGACTATACGATTCTCTCCGGCCAGTTTCACGGCTCGAAGGCGCCTCTAGTCCTGGGCAACGAAGGAGCAGGCGTGGTGGAGGAGGGAGGCGGAACGGAGTTTCCCGCCGGCTCACGCGTGATGTTCTGGGGCATCTATGGCGCTTTTGCGGACGGAGCCTACAGTGAGTGGGTTGCGGTACGCAAGCAAGACCTTTGCCTGATTCCCGGCAATGTCGACGACGTGAGTGCCGCGGGTATTCCAGTCGCGTATCTCACCGCGCAAGTGGCTCTTACCCTCGCCGGTTTTCGTCCCGGTAAAACCGTTCTGGCACCAGCGATCGGAGGATCGGTCGGCAACGCGGTGACACAACTGGCGCGCGCTCTGGGAGCAAAACACGCCATATCCAGCACGACCAACCATGCGAAAGCCGAGCAGGCGAAGGCGCTCGGATTCAATGAGGTCATCGATACTTCCTTGGAGAAGTTGGGTGACGGTGTACGTCGTATCACCGACGGCTACGGCGCAGATATTGTGATCGATGGGATCGGCGGTGAAGTCTTGAGCGGGGCGCTCAAAGCGCTCGCGTTGGGAGGAAGCCTCACAACACTGGGATATTCCGCAAGCCGTAAGACGACCATTGACGTGACAAATCTCATCGTGCCACAGGCCAGCATCCGGGGTCTCAACATGTTCGCTCAGCCGCAGGCGACCGTTACGGACGCGTGGAAAGCTATTGTCTCTCTGCTTAAATCCGGTGCGATCAAACCGATCGTGGCGAAGACGTTCCCTCTGGCCGAAGCGGCTGAGGCTCTGCGTTATCTCGTTGAAGGCCGCCCCTTCGGGAGGGTGGTTCTTACAGTCTGA
- a CDS encoding TetR/AcrR family transcriptional regulator, translating to MGYSRAQKARTHNRIVAIASRRFREKGLAGFGIAELMKEAGLTVGGFYKHFDSRDDLVAEAVNSAFGGWKRRADAAKSSGPPVSYEKLIDDYLNQAHRDNPGTGCAFSALAPEIARSDKRTRALTSEQVRKDLELIAGLLPGKDKRAARSRAILTFSALVGAISLARAVSDEALSHEILKTVAKLLKNPVSEHQER from the coding sequence ATGGGCTATTCCAGAGCTCAAAAAGCGAGAACTCACAATCGCATCGTCGCCATTGCCTCCAGGAGATTCCGCGAAAAGGGCCTCGCAGGTTTCGGAATTGCCGAGCTGATGAAGGAAGCCGGCCTGACGGTGGGCGGCTTCTACAAGCACTTCGATTCGCGTGACGACTTAGTGGCCGAAGCGGTCAACTCTGCATTCGGCGGTTGGAAACGGAGAGCGGACGCGGCCAAATCCAGCGGGCCGCCAGTGTCCTACGAAAAGTTGATTGACGACTATCTGAACCAAGCGCACCGCGATAATCCGGGCACGGGCTGTGCCTTCAGCGCGTTGGCACCGGAGATCGCACGCAGCGATAAGCGCACCCGCGCGCTTACCTCGGAACAAGTCCGGAAGGACCTTGAGTTGATTGCCGGTTTGCTTCCAGGCAAGGACAAGCGTGCGGCAAGGTCGCGGGCGATCTTGACTTTCAGCGCCCTCGTCGGAGCCATCTCGCTGGCGCGCGCCGTATCGGATGAGGCGCTTTCCCACGAAATCTTGAAGACTGTGGCAAAGCTTCTGAAGAATCCCGTCTCAGAGCACCAGGAACGTTAG
- a CDS encoding penicillin-binding transpeptidase domain-containing protein, whose amino-acid sequence MSQLRHRRRHHHYYERFYTSSFADDVTAGDSTAGEDPAVRAAAIDALGNMNGTVVAIDPASGRILTMVNQKLALSEGAQPCSTFKVAVALAALKEGLITKDQEVKLGRRTHVNLTDALAHSNNAYFEALGRRLGFKRVSSYAHMFGMGELAGFNIEGEHLGQFPSGAPTTKDGGVGKLCSYGESISMTPLQLGAMIAAIANGGTLYYLQHPQTADDVTNFVPRSKRQLDIADLIPDVSEGMAGAVEYGTARSVRYSFDEEEILGKTGTCSKDGTRFGWFASYANTDHGKVVVVVFLRGGRPTFGPKAAEIAGRMYHNLYSGNFFFTDTKPESSRQPVSGANAGISQ is encoded by the coding sequence ATGAGCCAGTTGCGCCACCGGCGCCGGCATCATCACTACTACGAGCGCTTCTATACCAGCTCTTTTGCCGATGACGTGACCGCAGGCGACAGCACCGCCGGAGAAGACCCGGCAGTCCGCGCCGCGGCCATAGACGCCCTGGGCAATATGAACGGCACGGTTGTGGCCATTGATCCTGCCTCGGGACGCATTCTGACCATGGTCAACCAGAAGCTGGCCCTTTCTGAAGGGGCGCAGCCTTGCTCAACTTTCAAGGTTGCAGTGGCCCTGGCCGCGCTCAAAGAAGGCCTGATTACCAAAGACCAAGAGGTCAAGCTCGGACGCAGGACCCATGTGAACCTGACCGATGCCTTGGCGCACTCCAACAATGCTTATTTCGAAGCGCTGGGACGCAGGCTGGGCTTCAAGCGGGTCAGCTCATATGCTCACATGTTCGGTATGGGTGAACTGGCCGGCTTTAACATCGAAGGCGAACACCTGGGGCAATTCCCCAGCGGAGCGCCCACCACGAAAGATGGTGGAGTCGGCAAACTGTGCTCTTATGGCGAGAGCATCTCCATGACTCCTCTGCAGCTTGGCGCCATGATCGCAGCCATTGCCAACGGCGGCACGCTTTATTACCTGCAGCATCCGCAGACGGCGGATGATGTAACCAACTTTGTGCCGCGGTCAAAGCGGCAGCTCGATATCGCCGACCTTATTCCCGATGTCTCGGAAGGCATGGCCGGAGCGGTGGAATACGGTACGGCGCGTAGCGTGCGTTACAGCTTTGACGAAGAAGAAATTTTAGGAAAGACCGGGACCTGCTCGAAAGATGGCACCCGCTTCGGCTGGTTCGCTTCTTATGCCAACACCGATCACGGGAAAGTTGTAGTCGTGGTCTTCCTGCGCGGCGGGCGTCCTACCTTTGGCCCCAAAGCCGCCGAGATCGCCGGACGCATGTACCACAACCTCTACAGCGGTAACTTCTTCTTTACTGATACCAAACCTGAAAGCTCACGGCAGCCGGTAAGCGGGGCGAACGCGGGGATATCGCAGTAA